A genomic stretch from Chryseobacterium sp. SNU WT5 includes:
- a CDS encoding SDR family oxidoreductase yields the protein MNMYTQPMLKDDALKDKVAVVTGGGSGLGKAMTKYFLQLGANVVITSRNLEKLKTTAKELEDETGGKVLCVQCDVRNWEEVEAMKDAAVKEFGKIDILLNNAAGNFIAPTERLTHSAFDSILDIVLKGTKNCTLSIGKYWIENKIPGTVLNIVTTYAWTGSAYVVPSACAKAGVLAMTRSLAVEWAKYGIRFNAIAPGPFPTKGAWERLLPGDLAEKFDMRKKVPLRRVGEHQELANLAAYLVSDYSAYMNGEVVTIDGGEWLQGAGEFNMLEEIPQEMWDMLETMIKAKKSN from the coding sequence ATGAATATGTACACTCAACCAATGCTCAAAGATGATGCATTAAAAGATAAAGTAGCCGTTGTAACAGGTGGCGGAAGCGGACTTGGAAAAGCCATGACGAAATATTTTCTTCAGTTAGGTGCAAACGTGGTCATCACTTCACGAAATTTAGAAAAATTAAAAACTACCGCAAAAGAACTCGAAGATGAGACAGGTGGAAAGGTTTTGTGTGTTCAATGTGATGTTAGAAATTGGGAGGAAGTTGAAGCCATGAAAGACGCCGCAGTAAAAGAATTCGGGAAGATTGATATTCTTTTGAATAATGCTGCAGGTAATTTCATTGCACCTACCGAACGGTTAACCCATTCAGCTTTTGACTCTATTTTAGATATCGTGTTGAAAGGAACCAAAAACTGTACGCTTTCGATCGGGAAATATTGGATCGAGAATAAAATCCCCGGAACAGTTTTGAATATCGTAACAACTTACGCTTGGACTGGTTCTGCCTATGTCGTGCCATCTGCCTGTGCAAAAGCTGGCGTATTGGCAATGACCAGAAGTTTAGCAGTAGAGTGGGCGAAGTATGGCATTCGTTTCAATGCGATCGCGCCAGGACCATTCCCAACCAAAGGAGCTTGGGAGAGATTGTTGCCTGGAGATTTAGCGGAAAAATTTGATATGAGAAAGAAAGTTCCCTTAAGAAGAGTGGGAGAGCATCAGGAACTTGCCAATCTCGCAGCATATTTAGTTTCTGATTATTCTGCTTACATGAATGGGGAAGTGGTCACTATCGATGGTGGAGAATGGCTTCAGGGAGCAGGAGAATTCAATATGTTAGAGGAAATTCCTCAGGAAATGTGGGATATGCTTGAAACAATGATCAAGGCAAAGAAGTCTAACTAA
- a CDS encoding M16 family metallopeptidase — MFKKIPLAIVALLISLQVFAQNQFQWKEASGNGYTYKYVTNDPMSARFYTLKNGLTVILSPTKKDPRIQAYIAVKAGSKTDPRTNTGLAHYLEHMVFKGTDKYGSLDWAKEKPQLDIIDGLYEQYNKTKDETKRKAIYKKIDSVSGVASKFAIANEYDKMMASMGAQGTNAFTSFEQTVYTDDVPSSSLDKYLTVQGERFRNPILRIFHTELEAVYEEKNRTLDDDGDKVFEELFAQLFKKHNYGQQTTIGTVEDLKNPSLVEIRKYFNNYYVPNNMAVILSGDFNPDVVIGKVDKAFSYMKTKPVAKYAFAQEDAITAPIVKEITGPDAENVTIGYRLPGNKDKDVLIADLVGQILTNGKAGLLDLNLVKKQKLLRASAFTYTLIDHGILYLSAAPTNGQSLEEVKALVLGEIDNLKKGNFDEDLITSIINNIKKNKIYESENYSNRASSLMDAFTSELNWRDQVAYVNDLSKVSKTDIVNFANKYLGDNYVAVLKRKGESEGTLKIEKPQITPVETNADKQSAFVKMVGDMPNTASAAVFLDYNKDIQKSKLGKAEVLYVPNTENQIFRLKYRYKIGSLNDLKQPLASQYLQFLGTDKMSAEEISKAFYKIACNFNISAGEEYTTVSIEGLQENFEKAVQLYEDLIQNVKADDAALKSLKERIAKARKDAKANKGAIMQGLTNYALYGQDNKFNNVLSNAALEATTSAELVKRIKNLNNYEQTVIYYGPASLKELDIKLKEMHQFPAKFAVAPPEKVFKQIPQNKNQVLFTDYDMVQAETRWIRNTEKYNADKNTVVKVFNNYFGGGMGSIIFQTIRESKALAYSTYGVYVQPQKKDQEYYMVSYVGSQADKFNDATTAMNELLTTMPHLDENLNLAKTQVKKDIQTERITQDNIIFNYLAAKELGLSQDPRKDIYNSVDKITMQDLKNFHQNNFSKKPYTYAIVASEKKVSMKDMQKLGEVKKISLEELFGY; from the coding sequence ATGTTTAAAAAAATACCTTTAGCGATTGTCGCTTTACTGATTTCTTTGCAAGTATTTGCGCAGAATCAGTTTCAGTGGAAAGAAGCCTCCGGAAATGGATACACCTATAAGTATGTGACCAATGATCCGATGAGTGCAAGATTTTACACTTTGAAAAATGGTTTGACAGTTATTTTGAGTCCTACCAAGAAAGATCCTAGAATTCAAGCTTATATAGCTGTGAAAGCAGGAAGTAAAACAGATCCGCGAACAAATACCGGCCTCGCACATTACCTGGAACATATGGTTTTCAAAGGAACCGATAAATATGGCTCGCTGGACTGGGCGAAAGAAAAACCTCAATTAGATATTATTGATGGTCTTTATGAGCAATATAATAAAACCAAAGACGAAACAAAAAGAAAAGCAATCTATAAAAAGATTGATTCAGTATCTGGTGTTGCAAGTAAATTTGCCATTGCCAATGAATATGACAAAATGATGGCTTCTATGGGAGCTCAAGGTACCAATGCTTTTACAAGTTTTGAGCAGACTGTTTATACAGACGATGTACCAAGCAGTTCTCTGGATAAATATTTGACCGTTCAGGGAGAACGATTTAGAAATCCTATTCTACGGATATTCCACACCGAGTTGGAAGCAGTTTATGAAGAGAAAAACAGAACTTTAGATGATGACGGTGACAAAGTCTTTGAAGAGCTTTTTGCACAACTGTTTAAAAAACACAATTACGGACAACAGACCACGATCGGGACAGTAGAAGATCTGAAAAACCCTTCATTGGTTGAAATCCGTAAATATTTCAATAACTATTATGTGCCTAACAATATGGCGGTAATTTTATCAGGAGATTTTAATCCAGATGTCGTAATAGGAAAAGTAGATAAAGCATTTTCGTATATGAAAACGAAACCTGTTGCAAAATATGCCTTTGCACAGGAAGATGCTATTACAGCACCAATTGTAAAAGAGATTACGGGTCCTGATGCAGAAAATGTAACCATTGGTTACAGATTGCCCGGAAATAAAGACAAAGATGTTCTGATTGCTGATTTAGTAGGTCAGATTTTAACGAATGGAAAAGCTGGTTTGCTGGATTTAAATCTAGTTAAAAAGCAAAAATTGTTGCGTGCCTCAGCATTTACTTATACGCTCATTGATCACGGTATTTTGTATTTAAGTGCCGCACCTACCAATGGCCAGAGTTTAGAAGAAGTAAAGGCTTTGGTTTTAGGAGAAATAGATAATCTTAAAAAAGGAAATTTTGATGAAGATTTAATTACTTCTATCATCAATAATATCAAAAAGAATAAGATTTACGAATCCGAGAATTACAGCAACAGAGCAAGTTCGTTGATGGACGCTTTCACTTCAGAATTAAACTGGAGAGATCAGGTAGCTTATGTAAATGATCTGTCTAAAGTTTCAAAAACGGATATCGTAAATTTCGCCAATAAATATTTAGGTGATAACTACGTTGCTGTTTTAAAAAGAAAAGGAGAATCTGAAGGAACACTGAAAATTGAAAAACCGCAGATTACACCAGTAGAAACCAATGCGGATAAACAATCTGCATTTGTGAAAATGGTTGGGGATATGCCGAATACTGCTTCTGCAGCAGTGTTTTTAGACTATAATAAGGATATTCAAAAATCGAAATTAGGAAAAGCGGAAGTGCTATACGTTCCAAATACCGAAAATCAGATTTTTCGTTTAAAATACCGGTACAAAATCGGTTCATTAAATGATTTAAAACAGCCACTGGCCTCACAATATCTCCAGTTTTTAGGAACGGATAAAATGTCTGCAGAAGAAATCTCTAAAGCATTCTATAAAATTGCATGTAATTTTAATATTTCTGCTGGAGAAGAATATACTACGGTATCTATTGAAGGGTTACAGGAGAATTTTGAAAAGGCAGTCCAATTATATGAAGACTTAATTCAAAATGTAAAAGCGGATGATGCTGCTTTAAAAAGTTTGAAAGAAAGAATTGCAAAAGCCAGAAAAGATGCAAAAGCTAATAAAGGTGCCATTATGCAAGGTCTTACCAATTATGCATTGTACGGACAGGATAATAAATTTAACAATGTTTTAAGCAATGCAGCATTGGAAGCTACGACATCTGCGGAATTGGTGAAGAGGATTAAAAATCTTAATAACTACGAACAAACTGTAATTTACTATGGTCCTGCTTCATTGAAAGAGTTAGATATAAAGTTGAAAGAGATGCATCAATTTCCGGCAAAATTTGCAGTTGCACCGCCGGAAAAGGTTTTCAAGCAAATTCCTCAGAATAAAAATCAGGTATTGTTTACAGATTACGACATGGTCCAGGCAGAAACCCGTTGGATTAGAAATACAGAGAAATATAACGCCGATAAGAACACGGTAGTAAAAGTATTCAATAATTATTTTGGAGGCGGAATGGGTTCTATTATTTTTCAAACCATCAGAGAAAGCAAAGCTTTGGCTTACAGTACTTATGGTGTTTATGTGCAGCCTCAGAAAAAAGATCAGGAATATTATATGGTAAGCTACGTTGGTAGTCAGGCAGATAAATTTAATGACGCTACTACTGCGATGAATGAACTTTTAACGACGATGCCACATTTAGATGAGAACTTAAATTTAGCGAAGACCCAGGTTAAAAAAGATATTCAAACCGAGCGAATTACACAGGATAATATTATTTTCAATTACTTGGCGGCGAAAGAATTAGGATTGTCTCAGGATCCTCGGAAGGATATTTACAATTCTGTGGATAAAATCACGATGCAGGATTTAAAGAATTTCCATCAGAATAATTTTTCAAAAAAGCCATACACATATGCAATCGTAGCATCGGAGAAAAAAGTTTCGATGAAAGACATGCAGAAATTGGGTGAAGTGAAGAAAATTTCTTTAGAAGAGCTTTTCGGATACTAA
- a CDS encoding dihydroorotase gives MRILIKNVKIVNENQIFESDLLIENDLISKISKNLSEENVDQTIDGTGKYLLPGIIDDQVHFREPGLTWKGDIESESRAAIAGGITSFMEQPNTVPNAVTQELLEEKYKIAAGKSFANYSFLMGGTNDNLEEVLKTNPRNVAGIKLFLGSSTGNMLVDNPETLEKIFCSTKMLIAVHCEDEATIRKNTETFKEEYGDDIPVECHHLIRSEDACYISSSKAIELAKKTGARLHVFHLSTAKEMELFRNDIPLKEKMITAEVCVHHLTFTDEDYKTKGNFIKWNPAVKTQKDKDGLWEALLDDRIDVIATDHAPHTLEEKSQNYLKAPSGGPLVQHALNVMLENFRNEKISLEKIVEKMCHNPATLFQIEKRGYIREGYKADLVLIDLKESYTVSKENVLYKCGWSPFEGTEFHSKISHTFVNGFLAFADGKVSEEKHGERLLFDRNY, from the coding sequence ATGAGAATCCTAATTAAAAACGTTAAAATAGTCAATGAAAACCAAATTTTCGAAAGTGATCTACTTATAGAAAATGATCTGATTTCTAAAATTTCAAAAAATTTATCTGAAGAAAATGTAGACCAAACTATTGATGGAACCGGGAAATATCTGCTGCCAGGGATTATTGATGATCAAGTCCATTTTCGCGAACCGGGTTTAACCTGGAAAGGAGATATCGAAAGTGAATCAAGAGCTGCAATTGCAGGTGGAATTACAAGTTTTATGGAACAGCCCAATACGGTTCCAAATGCAGTTACCCAAGAATTATTAGAAGAAAAATATAAAATTGCCGCCGGGAAATCATTCGCCAATTATTCTTTTTTGATGGGTGGAACAAATGATAATTTGGAAGAAGTTCTAAAAACCAATCCAAGAAACGTCGCCGGAATAAAATTGTTTCTAGGATCTTCCACCGGAAATATGCTCGTCGATAATCCAGAAACTTTAGAAAAGATTTTCTGCAGTACCAAAATGCTGATCGCAGTTCATTGCGAAGATGAAGCAACCATCCGGAAAAATACCGAAACCTTTAAAGAAGAATATGGTGATGATATTCCTGTGGAGTGTCATCATCTGATCAGGAGCGAAGATGCATGTTATATTTCTTCCTCAAAAGCAATTGAACTGGCAAAGAAAACGGGTGCGAGATTACACGTTTTCCATTTATCAACGGCAAAAGAAATGGAGCTTTTTAGAAATGATATTCCCTTAAAGGAGAAAATGATCACCGCTGAAGTTTGTGTTCATCACCTTACTTTTACCGATGAAGATTATAAAACCAAAGGAAATTTCATCAAATGGAATCCTGCCGTAAAAACTCAAAAAGATAAAGACGGATTATGGGAAGCTTTGCTGGATGACCGAATTGATGTCATCGCAACTGATCACGCGCCCCATACTTTAGAAGAGAAATCTCAAAATTATTTAAAAGCGCCGTCTGGAGGTCCGCTCGTGCAACATGCTTTAAATGTAATGCTGGAAAATTTTAGAAATGAAAAAATCTCTTTAGAGAAAATTGTGGAAAAAATGTGTCATAACCCTGCAACTCTTTTTCAAATTGAAAAGCGGGGATATATTAGAGAAGGATACAAAGCAGATTTGGTTTTAATCGATTTAAAAGAAAGTTACACGGTCAGCAAAGAAAATGTTCTCTACAAATGTGGTTGGAGTCCATTTGAAGGGACAGAATTTCATTCTAAAATCAGCCATACGTTTGTAAACGGCTTTTTAGCCTTTGCAGACGGGAAAGTTTCCGAAGAAAAACACGGCGAACGTCTGCTTTTCGATCGAAATTATTAA
- a CDS encoding lipopolysaccharide biosynthesis protein, producing the protein MYKKLLGQTAIYGLSSVIIRVFPFIIAPFVTERFGPSALAPFIDFYSVAGIIIVLLSHGMETTFFRFAEKVDDSKKLISTATLSVVFASLIFVLFFYLFRTDLAIAFKTPDQVNLLTLIVIVLGLDGLSTMPFVILRKTGRPKKFAVIKIINGVVNFLLVMLFIVILPKFGTNGLFGFTYNPNFGIGYVFVANLIASAVTFVLLFQELKSVSFKAFDWSLWKKMMAYSWPITIAGLAGVINETMDRQFLKYLLPDGTNTEQMAIYGAVCRIVTFITLFRQAYLLGIEPFFFAHAKNENSGKSYAKLMDMFVVVNCIFLIALCVNLNWIAPLYLRNSDYNSGIAIVPLVLIAAVFLGIYLNMSVWYKLSDKTIFGAYLSIIGAAVTVGINIYFIPMYGFWASAWATLLSYFSMMTVSYFLGQYYYPVPYHMKKIIGYLSLSILFSVISYYLFKGNIFIGNTLLLVFLAIVVYVEKDILRKLRKS; encoded by the coding sequence TTGTATAAAAAATTACTGGGACAAACTGCAATTTATGGCTTAAGCTCTGTTATTATAAGGGTTTTTCCATTTATAATTGCACCCTTTGTTACTGAGCGATTTGGTCCTTCTGCATTGGCTCCCTTTATCGATTTCTATTCTGTAGCAGGAATCATTATTGTATTGCTATCTCATGGCATGGAAACGACTTTCTTTCGTTTTGCGGAAAAAGTAGATGATTCTAAAAAATTAATCTCAACCGCGACTTTAAGTGTCGTATTTGCTTCCTTGATTTTTGTCCTATTTTTTTATTTATTTCGGACTGATTTAGCAATCGCTTTTAAAACACCAGATCAGGTTAATCTTTTAACTTTAATTGTTATTGTCTTAGGCTTAGATGGCTTAAGTACCATGCCTTTTGTTATTTTAAGAAAAACTGGAAGACCAAAAAAATTCGCAGTCATTAAAATAATTAATGGTGTCGTCAATTTTTTACTGGTCATGTTATTCATTGTTATTCTGCCTAAATTTGGAACTAACGGACTTTTTGGGTTTACCTATAATCCAAACTTTGGAATTGGTTATGTTTTCGTCGCAAACTTAATTGCAAGCGCAGTAACATTTGTATTACTTTTTCAAGAACTGAAAAGTGTAAGTTTCAAAGCATTCGATTGGTCGCTCTGGAAAAAAATGATGGCTTATTCTTGGCCAATAACGATTGCGGGCTTAGCGGGTGTCATCAATGAAACGATGGATCGTCAGTTTTTAAAATATTTACTTCCAGACGGTACGAATACGGAGCAAATGGCAATTTACGGGGCTGTTTGTAGAATCGTTACTTTTATTACGCTTTTTCGGCAAGCCTATCTTTTAGGAATTGAACCTTTCTTTTTCGCACATGCAAAAAATGAAAACTCAGGGAAATCTTATGCAAAACTGATGGATATGTTTGTCGTGGTCAATTGTATATTTCTCATAGCGTTGTGTGTAAATTTAAACTGGATTGCCCCTTTATATTTGAGGAATTCTGACTACAATAGCGGAATAGCTATAGTACCACTTGTTTTGATCGCCGCGGTTTTTTTGGGAATTTATTTAAACATGTCGGTGTGGTATAAACTTTCGGATAAAACTATTTTCGGTGCTTATCTTTCTATTATTGGGGCAGCTGTTACGGTTGGGATCAATATTTATTTTATTCCAATGTACGGGTTTTGGGCTTCAGCATGGGCAACTTTATTATCCTACTTCTCTATGATGACTGTTTCGTACTTTCTGGGTCAGTATTATTATCCTGTTCCTTATCATATGAAAAAAATCATTGGCTATCTCAGTTTAAGTATTCTATTTTCAGTCATTTCTTATTATCTATTTAAAGGAAATATTTTCATTGGAAACACATTATTATTAGTATTTTTAGCCATTGTAGTATATGTTGAAAAAGATATTTTAAGAAAACTCAGAAAATCTTAA
- the dut gene encoding dUTP diphosphatase: protein MKIKIINKSQNPLPKYQTEQSAGMDLYANLDESITLKSLERKLIPTGLFLELSEGYEAQVRPRSGLAIKNGITVLNSPGTIDADYRGEIGVILVNLSKEEFIINSGDRIAQMVIAKYETAEWETVTTLAATNRGEGGFGSTSKTENKH from the coding sequence ATGAAAATAAAAATCATTAATAAATCCCAAAATCCTTTACCAAAATACCAAACTGAGCAATCTGCAGGAATGGATTTATATGCGAACCTGGACGAAAGCATTACTTTGAAATCACTGGAACGAAAACTAATTCCCACCGGATTATTTTTAGAACTTTCTGAAGGTTACGAAGCTCAGGTTCGGCCACGAAGTGGATTAGCTATAAAAAATGGGATCACGGTGCTCAATTCCCCAGGAACTATTGATGCAGATTACCGTGGTGAAATTGGCGTTATTTTAGTAAATTTGTCAAAAGAGGAGTTCATCATTAATAGTGGTGACCGAATTGCGCAAATGGTGATTGCCAAATATGAAACCGCAGAATGGGAAACAGTAACAACCCTTGCTGCAACAAATCGCGGCGAAGGTGGATTTGGCAGCACTTCAAAAACAGAAAACAAACACTAA
- a CDS encoding sugar phosphate nucleotidyltransferase, with protein sequence MKIIVPMAGRGSRLRPHTLTVPKPLIPIAGKPIVQRLVEDITKVAGEKIDEIAFIIGDFGSEVEASLIQIAESLGAKGTVYTQDEPLGTAHAIKCAEKSMQGDVVVAFADTLFKADFILDKNSDGVIWVKKVEDPSAFGVVRLDDYGFITDFVEKPKTFVSDLAIIGIYYFNSAEKLMSEINYIMDNDIKVGGEYQLTTALENLRQKGAKFSLGKVDDWMDCGNKNATVETNGKVLEYERENVAQYPASAKIENCLIIPPCFIGEHVEISNSKIGPYVSLGNNTKIINSNIDNSLIQENTTIDHGNLSNSMIGNSAQYYGVAREISLGDFSVLDFLSKNEH encoded by the coding sequence ATGAAAATTATAGTTCCCATGGCTGGACGTGGCTCTAGACTAAGGCCACATACTTTGACAGTTCCGAAACCTTTAATTCCTATTGCCGGAAAACCAATTGTTCAGCGTTTGGTAGAAGATATTACGAAAGTAGCTGGTGAAAAAATTGACGAAATTGCATTTATTATTGGTGATTTCGGAAGTGAAGTAGAAGCATCACTCATCCAGATTGCCGAAAGTTTGGGAGCCAAAGGAACAGTGTATACTCAAGATGAACCTCTTGGAACTGCTCATGCAATTAAATGTGCGGAAAAGTCCATGCAGGGTGATGTTGTTGTTGCCTTTGCAGATACTCTGTTCAAAGCTGACTTTATTTTAGATAAAAATTCTGATGGGGTGATCTGGGTGAAAAAAGTAGAAGACCCCTCTGCATTTGGCGTCGTGAGATTAGACGATTATGGCTTTATTACTGATTTTGTGGAGAAACCAAAAACTTTCGTTTCAGATCTTGCGATTATTGGGATTTACTATTTTAATTCTGCAGAAAAATTAATGTCGGAGATCAATTATATCATGGATAACGACATTAAAGTTGGGGGTGAATATCAACTAACTACTGCTCTTGAAAACCTTCGTCAAAAAGGAGCGAAATTCTCCTTAGGTAAAGTTGATGACTGGATGGATTGCGGAAATAAAAATGCTACCGTAGAAACCAACGGGAAAGTTCTGGAGTATGAAAGAGAAAACGTTGCGCAGTACCCTGCATCTGCAAAAATTGAAAACTGTTTGATAATTCCACCATGTTTTATTGGGGAACATGTTGAGATTTCTAATTCTAAAATTGGACCTTATGTTTCTCTAGGAAATAACACGAAAATCATCAACTCTAATATTGACAATTCATTGATTCAGGAAAATACGACCATCGATCACGGAAATCTTAGTAATTCTATGATTGGAAATTCCGCACAATATTACGGGGTGGCTCGGGAGATTTCTTTAGGAGATTTTTCAGTGCTCGATTTCTTGTCCAAGAACGAACATTAA
- a CDS encoding DUF4292 domain-containing protein encodes MKKYILSTLVVLTLASCKTKQATDHPIDTNVTMVSNAAFFKKINSDLNFQQLKINTKITAETGKFIPQLDATIYIEKDQKIWINMVAIFLNVGRGIATPEGIKGYEKWNKTYIESDFAYLNKLLNVNFIDYKSFQNLLLGQAFIPVNENNFQVSKTPEGYQLKSTKNLHFETDGKVTEYSATLDYSPEMNLNKVSLQKINSSDYLEVSYGNWDNFENIPLPRNVKIIIKDNKDSQILLENTKFDRSKMETPYSVPSNYTKTEIK; translated from the coding sequence ATGAAAAAATACATTTTATCTACACTTGTTGTACTAACTTTAGCATCCTGTAAAACCAAACAGGCTACTGATCATCCTATTGATACTAACGTAACAATGGTCTCTAATGCTGCGTTCTTTAAGAAAATAAATTCTGACCTAAACTTTCAACAACTCAAAATCAATACGAAAATCACTGCAGAAACAGGAAAATTTATTCCGCAGTTAGATGCGACGATTTACATTGAAAAAGACCAGAAAATATGGATCAATATGGTCGCGATCTTTTTAAATGTTGGTCGTGGGATTGCTACCCCAGAAGGAATTAAAGGTTATGAAAAATGGAATAAAACCTACATCGAATCCGATTTTGCTTATCTCAACAAACTTTTAAATGTTAATTTTATTGATTACAAATCCTTCCAGAATTTACTACTTGGTCAGGCATTTATTCCCGTGAATGAAAATAACTTTCAAGTATCTAAAACCCCCGAAGGTTATCAACTGAAATCCACAAAAAACCTGCATTTCGAAACTGATGGCAAAGTCACTGAATATTCAGCTACTTTAGATTACAGTCCAGAAATGAATCTAAACAAAGTCTCTTTGCAGAAAATTAATTCATCAGACTATTTAGAAGTTTCTTACGGCAATTGGGACAATTTCGAGAATATACCTTTACCTAGAAATGTTAAAATAATAATAAAAGACAACAAAGACAGCCAAATTTTACTAGAAAACACGAAATTTGACCGTTCTAAAATGGAAACGCCGTATTCCGTTCCGTCTAATTATACGAAAACTGAGATTAAATGA
- a CDS encoding murein hydrolase activator EnvC family protein — MIKKVSFLIGIFLFALLSAQKKEQLQQQNTELKKQIAAINSNLAKTQQQSKLSISYLNEVNKKIQLREKVYTNTQKEKKLIEDEIYLRQLEINRQNKELAVLRKNYAEVLVKAYKNKGVQNKVTFILSSKNLGEALRRVQYLKDYSDYQDKKAAEISDVAKMLLQNINLKQKAAKDKEMILSNQQKDLLTIEVERKQKESLLEDFKKNEVALTSELKKKQTESKQLEGQIRSIIAEEIRIAKVKDAERKKEEAEKMRLAKIASDREKARIDAENKVRMEALALEKKKADDEARRLKEISDRKAAEEVDKAKLAAIADAKKKEDSRRSADAEKAEARRLAAAKDAAEAAANAKAAADKAATAKAAEANMAKKNNDEKKAAETKAMTNYGVSSAVENNFAANRGKMGMPAYGTITHRFGRQPHPVFKNIVEENNGIKISVAKGTVAKSVAPGVVSRIMPAADGSKTVMVKHGDYFTIYANLANTMVSANQKISAGTSIGTVASDFDGTYTLDFQIWSGTNPVDPLSWVN, encoded by the coding sequence ATGATAAAAAAAGTAAGCTTTTTAATAGGAATTTTTTTGTTTGCTTTATTGTCTGCACAGAAGAAAGAACAGCTTCAACAACAAAATACTGAACTTAAAAAGCAGATTGCAGCTATTAATTCTAACTTAGCAAAAACTCAGCAACAATCAAAGTTGTCTATATCGTACCTGAATGAGGTCAATAAAAAAATACAGCTTCGCGAAAAGGTTTATACGAACACCCAGAAAGAGAAAAAGCTCATAGAGGATGAAATTTATTTACGACAACTCGAAATCAACAGACAAAATAAAGAGTTAGCGGTATTAAGAAAAAATTATGCAGAGGTTTTAGTAAAAGCGTACAAAAATAAGGGTGTTCAGAATAAAGTAACCTTCATCTTATCGTCCAAAAATTTAGGTGAAGCTCTAAGAAGAGTACAGTACCTGAAGGATTACTCCGACTACCAGGACAAAAAAGCAGCTGAAATTTCTGATGTTGCCAAAATGTTGCTACAAAACATAAATCTAAAGCAAAAAGCGGCTAAAGACAAAGAAATGATTCTCTCTAATCAGCAAAAAGATTTGTTGACTATAGAAGTAGAGCGAAAGCAGAAAGAAAGTCTTTTAGAAGACTTTAAGAAAAATGAAGTTGCACTGACCAGTGAGTTGAAAAAGAAGCAAACCGAATCGAAACAATTGGAAGGGCAAATTCGTTCCATTATCGCTGAAGAAATCAGAATTGCAAAAGTTAAGGATGCTGAACGAAAAAAAGAAGAAGCAGAAAAAATGCGACTGGCAAAAATTGCTTCTGATCGAGAAAAAGCACGGATAGATGCCGAAAATAAAGTGCGAATGGAAGCATTAGCTTTAGAAAAGAAAAAAGCAGATGATGAAGCTCGCAGATTAAAAGAAATATCTGACCGTAAAGCTGCGGAAGAAGTTGACAAAGCTAAATTAGCTGCAATCGCAGATGCTAAGAAAAAAGAAGATTCACGTCGTTCTGCTGACGCAGAGAAAGCTGAAGCGCGTAGGCTAGCTGCAGCAAAAGACGCTGCTGAGGCTGCAGCTAATGCAAAAGCTGCTGCTGATAAAGCGGCAACTGCAAAAGCTGCCGAGGCCAATATGGCCAAGAAAAATAATGATGAAAAAAAGGCTGCTGAAACCAAAGCAATGACTAATTATGGGGTTTCGTCTGCCGTTGAAAATAATTTCGCAGCCAACCGAGGAAAAATGGGAATGCCTGCCTACGGTACTATAACACATCGTTTTGGAAGACAACCGCATCCTGTTTTTAAAAATATCGTAGAAGAGAATAATGGAATTAAGATTTCTGTGGCAAAAGGAACTGTGGCAAAATCTGTTGCACCTGGCGTTGTTTCTCGTATAATGCCTGCTGCTGACGGGTCAAAAACGGTCATGGTAAAACACGGCGATTATTTCACGATCTATGCAAATTTAGCAAACACAATGGTATCCGCCAATCAAAAGATCTCTGCAGGAACTTCTATAGGGACGGTGGCTTCTGATTTTGATGGAACCTACACGCTAGATTTCCAAATTTGGTCTGGGACAAATCCAGTAGACCCTTTAAGTTGGGTTAATTAA
- a CDS encoding twin-arginine translocase TatA/TatE family subunit: protein MNTLTILALSWQHLLIVGIIILVFFGGRKIPEMMRGLGSGIKEFKDAVKEDEHKKPEQPKSNSNSTTP from the coding sequence ATGAATACATTAACTATATTGGCACTTTCTTGGCAACATTTATTGATTGTTGGAATAATTATTTTGGTTTTTTTCGGTGGACGAAAAATCCCAGAAATGATGAGAGGCCTTGGTTCAGGAATTAAGGAATTTAAAGATGCCGTAAAAGAAGACGAGCACAAAAAACCGGAACAACCAAAGAGCAACTCAAATTCCACTACCCCTTAA